A genomic window from Planctomycetota bacterium includes:
- a CDS encoding protein kinase yields the protein MVREDAANEASAIGRAVIDQGLATKDEVRACLEKWRDLGDEARVEKLVELLVHQGIVTQRQLDRVRSAAASADSKKSSTDHQIPGYHILEKLGEGAMAKVYKAKQLSLDRTVAIKVLPRRAHHDPAFVERFYAEGRAAAKLNHPNIVQAIDVGQAGERHYFVMEYVEGRTVSEQMEKIGRYDEAEGLRVIIQVAEALNHAHTKGFIHRDVKTKNIMLAKDGVAKLADMGLAREVSDREAAEAEAGKAFGTPYYISPEQIRGDVDIDFRCDIYGLGATFYHMLTGRVPFSGKTPSEVMRKHLKEAPKPPDHINPELSAGVSEIIEVMMAKDRKKRYASTGHLLDDLRAVAEGRPPLQARKTIDISYLAGIEDASGEGDADAGGAVESGAIPLLEQPLFWIAVLSGLVNIVLLIILIAGRG from the coding sequence ATGGTTCGCGAGGACGCCGCCAACGAAGCATCGGCCATCGGCCGGGCCGTGATTGATCAGGGCCTGGCCACGAAGGACGAAGTGCGCGCATGCCTCGAGAAATGGCGCGACCTGGGCGACGAAGCCCGCGTCGAAAAGCTCGTCGAACTCCTCGTGCATCAGGGCATCGTCACGCAGCGCCAGCTCGACCGCGTCCGCTCCGCCGCCGCCTCCGCCGACTCGAAAAAGTCGAGCACGGATCATCAGATTCCCGGGTACCACATTCTCGAAAAACTCGGCGAAGGCGCGATGGCGAAGGTTTATAAAGCTAAGCAATTGAGTCTCGATCGGACGGTGGCGATCAAGGTGCTGCCGCGCCGGGCGCATCATGACCCGGCGTTCGTCGAGCGGTTTTACGCCGAGGGCCGCGCCGCGGCGAAGCTCAATCACCCCAACATCGTGCAGGCCATCGACGTCGGTCAGGCCGGCGAGCGACACTACTTCGTGATGGAGTACGTCGAGGGCCGGACCGTCAGCGAACAGATGGAGAAGATCGGCCGCTACGACGAGGCCGAGGGACTGCGCGTGATCATCCAGGTCGCCGAAGCCCTCAACCACGCGCACACCAAGGGGTTCATCCATCGCGATGTGAAGACCAAGAACATCATGCTCGCCAAAGACGGCGTGGCGAAGCTGGCGGACATGGGCTTGGCGCGCGAAGTGAGCGATCGCGAGGCGGCGGAGGCCGAGGCGGGCAAGGCCTTCGGCACGCCGTACTACATCAGCCCCGAACAGATCCGCGGCGACGTGGACATCGACTTCCGCTGCGACATCTACGGACTCGGCGCGACGTTCTATCACATGCTCACCGGCCGCGTCCCCTTTTCCGGCAAGACGCCGTCGGAGGTGATGCGCAAACATCTGAAGGAAGCGCCCAAGCCGCCGGATCACATCAACCCGGAGTTGTCGGCGGGCGTGAGCGAGATCATCGAAGTGATGATGGCCAAGGATCGCAAGAAGCGCTACGCCTCGACGGGTCATCTGCTCGACGATCTGCGCGCCGTCGCGGAGGGTCGCCCGCCGCTGCAAGCGCGCAAAACCATCGACATTTCGTACCTGGCGGGGATCGAAGATGCGTCGGGCGAAGGCGATGCCGACGCCGGCGGGGCGGTCGAAAGCGGGGCGATTCCGCTCCTGGAACAGCCGCTTTTCTGGATCGCCGTGCTATCGGGCCTGGTGAATATCGTGTTATTGATCATATTGATCGCCGGGCGTGGATGA